A genomic stretch from Corynebacterium terpenotabidum Y-11 includes:
- a CDS encoding DEAD/DEAH box helicase yields the protein MTLPVSETPTAPENTVPSPGVTVTVRDEQWLVTGVARTTDGYRVRVRGVSDYVRDTTATFFTALDDIEVLDPTKVTVTPDISPGYRRARLWIESTLRQTPVPMDQQELEVSTRMLADPLDYQLSAVHRALDPANVRPRILLADAVGLGKTLEIGMILAELIRRGRGERILVVTPKHVMEQFQQELWTRFAIPLVRLDSVGIQKVRQKLPASRNPFTYFPRVIVSIDTLKSPKFRAQLRNVTWDAVVIDEIHNATNASTQNNELARTVAPRTDALILASATPHNGSDDSFKEILRLLDPLSVYPDGSIDMTAAQRLIIRRHRNSPEVDRVVGDQWAQRQEPRNILVDASPEEDAVARELHDTWITSAPGESTTKARDLFTWTLVKAYLSSPAALTETIEGRIRRNGTSSPAETGALEHLLALSEKVTPDASAKYNALVQYLQEIGVGKGRETRVVIFSERVATLHWLQKNLTKHMAMPKGAVKVMHGGLSDTEQMEIIDEFKRSETPLRILVTGDVASEGVNLHLQCHHLVHYDIPWSLIRIQQRNGRIDRYGQRHSPQITTLLLDPSDANSIGELHVLEKLVEREHTAHQLLGDASSLMGAHSEQREEDAIREVLQGQRDFDATVRTAEEVASGAHALATDITEDAPATTFDVDGLFAALSAVAQPAAEPTGSTGTAQGVSGSTTAAPARPVYDQFPDTTYPSEVAYLRDALNEAFHDAPQNSSVAGGVEWVEHAGDLVELTPPEDLRRRFDFLPQDYVASRKVKERFMLATSERSGAKQLENARNDRDNSWPKAHFLGPLHPVAEWAADRALSSIPRNEIPAITARVSTPTVLLLGTLTNEYGQIISRSFIAATEGPLGLSVGGSAAASIAVIEDPVTWLNDAGLSTGAINDGSTRLPVDTPELVAAAVAAAQATMDGLFTTAEAEAGKRTKTWTTRYTMWADNGQLSTIRTSALSKQLVEQEQVLMQSMMPARSLVRPLLVLLP from the coding sequence ATGACACTCCCGGTCTCGGAAACCCCAACGGCCCCAGAGAACACTGTTCCCTCCCCCGGCGTCACCGTCACCGTCCGCGACGAACAGTGGCTGGTCACCGGTGTCGCCCGTACCACCGACGGCTACCGTGTCCGGGTACGTGGTGTCTCCGACTATGTCCGGGACACGACCGCCACCTTCTTCACTGCCCTGGACGATATCGAGGTCCTCGATCCGACGAAGGTCACCGTCACGCCCGACATCTCCCCTGGTTACCGGCGCGCCCGACTGTGGATCGAGTCCACTCTGCGGCAGACTCCGGTGCCGATGGACCAGCAGGAGCTGGAAGTCTCCACCCGCATGCTCGCTGATCCACTGGACTACCAGCTGTCTGCGGTGCACCGGGCGCTGGATCCGGCGAACGTGCGCCCCCGTATTCTCCTGGCGGACGCGGTGGGACTGGGTAAGACCCTGGAGATCGGCATGATCCTCGCGGAGCTGATCCGGCGTGGTCGGGGTGAACGTATCCTGGTCGTCACCCCGAAGCACGTCATGGAGCAGTTCCAGCAGGAGCTCTGGACCCGGTTCGCCATTCCCCTGGTCCGCCTGGATTCGGTGGGTATCCAGAAAGTCCGTCAGAAGCTGCCGGCTTCCCGTAACCCGTTCACCTACTTCCCCCGGGTCATTGTCTCCATCGACACCCTGAAATCTCCGAAGTTCCGGGCGCAGTTGCGCAACGTGACGTGGGACGCCGTCGTCATCGACGAGATCCACAATGCGACGAACGCCTCCACCCAGAACAATGAGCTGGCCCGCACTGTCGCCCCGCGCACCGACGCCCTCATTCTCGCCAGTGCCACGCCGCACAACGGCAGTGACGATTCTTTCAAGGAGATCCTCCGTCTCCTCGATCCACTGTCGGTGTACCCGGACGGTTCCATCGACATGACGGCGGCGCAGCGACTGATCATCCGTCGCCACCGTAATTCTCCGGAGGTCGATCGCGTCGTCGGCGACCAGTGGGCACAGCGTCAGGAACCGCGCAACATTCTGGTGGACGCCTCCCCGGAGGAGGACGCTGTCGCCCGCGAACTGCACGACACCTGGATCACCTCCGCCCCGGGTGAATCCACCACGAAGGCCCGGGACCTTTTCACCTGGACGCTGGTCAAGGCCTATCTCTCCTCCCCGGCGGCACTCACTGAGACCATTGAGGGGCGCATCAGGCGCAACGGCACCTCATCGCCGGCGGAGACCGGAGCCCTGGAGCACCTCCTGGCGCTGTCCGAGAAGGTCACTCCGGACGCCTCCGCCAAGTACAACGCCCTCGTGCAGTACCTGCAGGAGATCGGCGTGGGGAAGGGCAGGGAGACCCGCGTGGTCATCTTCTCCGAGCGCGTCGCCACCCTGCACTGGCTGCAGAAGAACCTCACCAAGCACATGGCGATGCCGAAGGGGGCGGTGAAGGTGATGCACGGTGGCCTGTCGGATACCGAGCAGATGGAGATCATCGACGAGTTCAAGCGTTCCGAAACTCCCCTGCGCATCCTCGTCACCGGTGATGTCGCCAGTGAGGGCGTGAACCTGCACCTGCAGTGCCACCACCTGGTCCACTACGACATCCCCTGGTCGCTGATCCGTATCCAGCAGCGCAACGGCCGTATCGACCGCTACGGTCAGCGCCACTCTCCGCAGATCACCACGTTGCTGTTGGACCCGTCGGACGCGAACTCCATCGGTGAACTCCATGTGCTGGAGAAGCTTGTCGAGCGCGAGCACACCGCCCATCAGCTTCTCGGTGATGCTTCTTCCCTCATGGGCGCGCATTCCGAGCAGCGGGAGGAGGACGCCATCCGCGAGGTTCTTCAGGGTCAGCGCGACTTCGATGCCACCGTGCGCACGGCTGAGGAGGTCGCCTCCGGTGCCCACGCGCTGGCCACCGATATCACGGAGGACGCCCCGGCCACGACGTTCGATGTCGACGGCCTTTTCGCCGCGCTCTCTGCCGTGGCACAGCCTGCCGCAGAGCCGACAGGCAGCACCGGCACTGCTCAGGGGGTTTCCGGGTCCACTACCGCGGCCCCTGCCCGCCCCGTCTACGACCAGTTCCCGGACACGACCTATCCGAGCGAGGTGGCGTACCTGCGCGATGCCCTCAACGAGGCGTTCCACGATGCCCCGCAGAACTCCTCGGTCGCCGGCGGTGTTGAGTGGGTTGAGCACGCCGGTGATCTGGTCGAACTCACGCCGCCGGAGGATCTGCGCCGCCGTTTCGACTTCCTGCCGCAGGACTATGTGGCGTCTCGCAAGGTCAAGGAGCGGTTCATGCTGGCGACCTCGGAGCGCAGTGGTGCGAAGCAACTGGAGAACGCCCGAAATGACCGGGACAACTCCTGGCCGAAAGCGCATTTCCTCGGTCCTCTGCACCCGGTGGCGGAATGGGCGGCGGACCGGGCGCTGAGTTCTATCCCCCGCAATGAGATCCCCGCGATCACTGCCCGGGTCTCCACCCCGACGGTTCTGTTGCTGGGCACACTGACCAACGAATACGGGCAGATTATTTCCAGGTCCTTCATCGCGGCGACAGAGGGCCCGCTGGGTCTGTCGGTCGGCGGCAGCGCGGCTGCGTCGATTGCTGTCATCGAGGACCCGGTGACCTGGCTGAATGATGCCGGTCTGTCCACTGGCGCCATCAATGACGGCTCCACCCGTCTCCCCGTGGACACGCCTGAACTCGTGGCCGCTGCCGTGGCCGCGGCACAGGCGACGATGGATGGCCTGTTCACGACCGCGGAGGCCGAAGCCGGCAAACGCACCAAGACCTGGACCACCCGCTACACCATGTGGGCCGACAATGGGCAGCTGTCAACGATCCGGACCTCCGCTCTGTCGAAGCAGCTGGTGGAGCAAGAGCAGGTCCTGATGCAGTCGATGATGCCCGCTCGGTCCCTCGTCCGCCCTCTTCTCGTTCTTCTCCCCTGA
- a CDS encoding DNA methyltransferase encodes MATFDSIINVDEWLSDHYFTGEETKGRAARTFGKRVTERVTEWKNADKTAEGTSPWARLTAAHKDLQLALSTLDAENAESLTTTYRTVAQAFGYPAEEQPLALFRTADAVALSARRTSTGTVLVLGAAPVDAPEDLATTHLTGEVLLGEKVQDWSVAKVLSELFLATDAPEFIVVLAGQWVVLAHRDGWPLGRYLAVDLGVAVERNDTSKAGELQRIAVILARENTDRAADHSQWWEEAIDEARQHSVQVSAGLRDAVRESIEIIGNDVLDRRRDIDLPVEGEGGPDGNELARQSLRYLYRILFLLFAEATPELNILPTGTPEYDEGYGLSRLRDQVLTEPVTDRARRGTHLYQSLQILFDMVNEGHNPEDPTAADFLEDAGNEGLVFRNLDADLFQPQATSLINEVQLSNLALHRVLERLLLTREKSKKDRGFISYATLGVTELGQVYEGLMSYTGFIAPEELLEVATKGDSSKGSWVVPVTRATDLPEDSFVTTEVETADGGTERQNRRHPRGSFVFRQSSRDRERSASFYTPQVLTSFTVGQAIEVLDEEGRITCADDILELSICEPAMGSGAFAVEAVRQLAELYLDMKQEETGRLIESTDRTRELQNVKASIALHQVYGVDLNKTAVELAEISLWLDTMTADLTAPWFGLHLRHGNSLIGSRRATVPASSVTKKDYLREVPTEHGAVGVAKAVEDGSSDPAVAGRIHHFLLPSNGWGAAADAKDLKDIAGDEQKAMKDWRKTVRTGFTKTQLTQLTAASERVERLWQLALVRWRIAEDQARRGIPVWGQEFTATAKNTTRAEIEEGLYGNPDSPYQRLRLVMDAWNALWFWPLTETKSLPSKEEWLAMLGDALGTPFTDTKVKTVGQTRLGYDLNWNELEGVDSQDFVFSRMMSTEDLLTAHPWLRMVQQVASTQAFFHWDLDFAAVMSRGGFDLQIGNPPWVRPRTDLDALYAEHDPWFILAHKPTQAAKRERRARWADDAEVLSTVVSGTGETVATAASLSEETVYPFLKNQQPDLYRGFMESTWRHASHTGVVGLIHPESHFTEKKAATLRSGAYQRLRRHWQFINELRLFDVHDLVIYGTHFYGHSRDSVSFPSAASLYHPQTIVDSLHHDGSGPLPGFKDDENRWDLRPHRDRILTVDAGELRVWNSILEDSGTPLLHTRMVYTVNTEAAAVLAKLAEAPRMKQLGLQFSSGWHESGDKKKGYFDTEWKHPETWRDVILQGPHLGLSTPMIKQPNPTMKHNQDWSEIDLEAMPADFIPATAYQPDRSISTYDADYGTWTIDDKPVEVLSTFRVAWRTMAATTGFRTLYPSVIPPGSQHVDTVFAAGPLNTSNGITGAAFACSLLSDYLLRASSVSHLRAQNFNGLALGACNPLWPLSARLYLRLNCLTKAYAPLWEEITGEPWTMDTPLRVAIDRRRAQNEIDAIVALSLGVTADELCMIYRTQFPVMRRYDQEDYFDADGRKIPKGISKLHEKRGGEETLTLQDRTWVHPQSQAVYHFEYPFRILDREADLRAAYATFEPMLKED; translated from the coding sequence ATGGCTACCTTTGATTCGATCATCAATGTCGACGAGTGGTTGAGCGACCACTACTTCACCGGCGAGGAGACCAAGGGCAGGGCTGCCCGGACCTTCGGCAAGCGGGTGACCGAGCGCGTCACCGAGTGGAAGAACGCGGACAAGACCGCCGAGGGGACGTCCCCGTGGGCCCGGCTCACGGCCGCCCACAAGGATCTCCAGCTCGCTCTCTCCACCCTTGACGCGGAGAATGCGGAGTCTCTGACCACCACGTACCGCACCGTGGCACAGGCTTTCGGCTACCCGGCCGAGGAACAGCCACTCGCCCTATTCCGCACTGCGGATGCGGTGGCACTTTCCGCACGCCGCACCTCCACCGGGACCGTGCTGGTTCTCGGTGCCGCGCCGGTCGACGCCCCGGAGGATCTGGCGACCACGCACCTCACCGGTGAGGTTCTGCTCGGTGAGAAGGTCCAGGACTGGTCGGTGGCGAAGGTCCTCAGCGAGCTCTTCCTCGCTACGGATGCCCCGGAGTTCATCGTGGTGTTGGCCGGTCAGTGGGTCGTGCTTGCCCACCGGGACGGCTGGCCGCTCGGCCGCTACCTGGCCGTCGACCTGGGGGTCGCGGTGGAACGCAATGACACCTCCAAGGCCGGCGAGCTCCAGCGCATCGCCGTCATTCTCGCCCGGGAGAACACGGACCGGGCCGCAGACCACTCCCAGTGGTGGGAGGAGGCTATCGACGAGGCTCGCCAGCACTCGGTGCAGGTTTCTGCGGGCCTGCGGGACGCCGTACGTGAGTCCATCGAGATCATCGGCAATGACGTACTCGACCGCCGCCGCGACATCGATCTGCCGGTCGAGGGTGAAGGTGGTCCGGACGGCAATGAGTTGGCCAGGCAGTCCCTGCGCTACCTCTACCGGATCCTCTTCCTGCTCTTCGCCGAGGCGACCCCGGAGCTGAACATCCTGCCGACCGGTACCCCGGAGTACGACGAAGGCTATGGCCTGTCCCGGTTGCGCGATCAGGTCCTCACCGAACCGGTGACGGACCGGGCCCGCCGTGGCACGCACCTGTACCAGTCCTTGCAGATTCTCTTCGACATGGTCAACGAGGGCCACAATCCTGAGGACCCGACCGCCGCCGACTTCCTCGAGGATGCCGGGAACGAGGGCCTGGTGTTCCGCAATCTCGACGCCGATCTTTTCCAGCCGCAGGCCACGTCACTGATCAACGAGGTGCAGCTGAGCAATCTTGCCCTGCACCGGGTGTTGGAGCGGTTGCTGCTGACCCGGGAGAAGTCGAAGAAGGACCGTGGTTTCATCTCCTACGCCACCCTGGGGGTGACGGAGCTGGGGCAGGTCTATGAGGGCCTGATGTCCTACACCGGCTTCATCGCCCCGGAAGAGCTGCTGGAGGTCGCAACGAAGGGTGATTCCTCCAAGGGGTCGTGGGTCGTGCCGGTCACCCGGGCAACGGACCTGCCGGAAGATTCCTTCGTCACGACGGAGGTGGAGACCGCAGATGGGGGCACGGAGAGGCAGAACCGCCGTCATCCGCGTGGTTCTTTCGTCTTCCGCCAGTCGTCGCGGGACCGGGAGCGCTCGGCCTCGTTCTACACCCCGCAGGTCCTCACCAGTTTCACGGTCGGCCAGGCGATCGAGGTCCTTGACGAGGAAGGGCGCATCACCTGCGCTGATGACATTCTCGAGCTCTCCATCTGCGAACCGGCGATGGGCTCGGGCGCGTTCGCTGTCGAGGCGGTCCGTCAGCTCGCGGAACTGTACCTGGACATGAAGCAGGAGGAGACCGGCCGGCTGATCGAGTCCACGGACCGGACCCGTGAACTCCAGAACGTCAAGGCCTCTATCGCCCTGCACCAGGTCTACGGTGTGGACCTCAACAAAACCGCGGTGGAACTGGCGGAGATCTCCCTGTGGCTGGATACGATGACTGCGGATCTCACGGCCCCGTGGTTCGGCCTGCACCTGCGCCACGGTAACTCGCTGATCGGGTCGCGCCGTGCCACGGTCCCGGCGAGCAGTGTGACGAAGAAGGACTATCTCAGGGAAGTTCCTACCGAGCATGGTGCGGTCGGTGTGGCGAAGGCGGTGGAAGACGGAAGTTCTGATCCGGCGGTGGCCGGTCGGATCCACCATTTCCTACTGCCCTCGAACGGTTGGGGCGCGGCGGCGGACGCCAAGGATCTCAAGGATATCGCCGGTGACGAGCAGAAGGCGATGAAGGACTGGCGGAAGACCGTTCGCACCGGCTTCACGAAGACCCAGCTGACGCAGTTGACCGCGGCCTCGGAACGGGTGGAACGGCTGTGGCAGCTGGCTCTGGTACGCTGGCGGATCGCCGAGGATCAGGCCCGCCGGGGTATCCCGGTGTGGGGTCAGGAGTTCACCGCCACGGCGAAGAACACCACCCGTGCGGAGATTGAAGAGGGTCTCTACGGCAACCCGGACAGTCCCTACCAGCGACTGCGCCTGGTGATGGACGCGTGGAATGCGCTGTGGTTCTGGCCACTGACCGAGACCAAGTCCCTGCCCTCGAAAGAGGAGTGGCTGGCGATGCTGGGTGATGCGCTGGGCACGCCATTCACGGACACGAAGGTGAAGACTGTCGGCCAGACCCGGCTCGGCTATGACCTCAACTGGAACGAGTTGGAGGGCGTGGATTCCCAGGACTTCGTCTTCAGCCGGATGATGAGCACCGAGGACCTGCTGACCGCACACCCGTGGCTACGGATGGTCCAGCAGGTCGCGAGCACGCAGGCGTTCTTCCACTGGGACCTGGATTTCGCGGCGGTCATGTCCCGTGGTGGTTTCGATCTACAGATCGGTAATCCGCCGTGGGTGCGACCTCGCACTGATCTGGACGCACTGTATGCCGAGCATGATCCATGGTTCATCCTCGCCCATAAGCCGACACAGGCGGCCAAGCGGGAGCGCCGCGCTCGCTGGGCTGATGATGCAGAAGTGCTCTCCACCGTTGTCAGCGGCACGGGCGAGACTGTGGCGACCGCCGCATCGCTGAGTGAGGAGACGGTGTACCCCTTCCTCAAGAACCAGCAGCCGGACCTGTACCGCGGGTTCATGGAATCAACGTGGCGACATGCCTCGCACACCGGCGTGGTCGGGCTTATCCACCCCGAGTCCCACTTCACCGAAAAGAAGGCTGCCACGCTGCGCTCCGGGGCCTACCAACGGTTGCGACGACACTGGCAGTTCATCAATGAGCTTCGACTTTTCGATGTCCATGACCTTGTAATCTATGGGACCCACTTCTATGGACATTCGCGGGATTCGGTTTCCTTTCCTAGTGCAGCGTCCCTATATCACCCGCAAACCATCGTGGATTCTCTCCACCATGACGGCTCTGGACCGCTCCCCGGATTCAAGGATGACGAGAACAGGTGGGATCTGCGCCCCCACCGCGACCGAATCCTCACTGTTGATGCGGGCGAGCTCCGGGTCTGGAACTCCATCCTTGAAGACTCCGGCACACCGCTCCTGCACACCCGCATGGTCTACACGGTGAATACCGAGGCAGCCGCTGTGCTGGCAAAGCTCGCTGAGGCTCCGCGTATGAAGCAGCTTGGACTTCAGTTTTCTTCTGGCTGGCACGAGTCTGGAGACAAGAAGAAGGGCTACTTTGATACGGAATGGAAGCATCCTGAAACGTGGAGGGACGTCATCCTGCAAGGTCCGCACCTCGGACTGTCCACACCGATGATCAAACAGCCTAACCCGACGATGAAGCACAATCAGGACTGGTCCGAGATCGACCTCGAGGCCATGCCTGCCGACTTCATCCCGGCGACCGCGTACCAGCCCGACCGTTCCATCTCCACTTACGATGCCGACTACGGAACGTGGACCATCGACGATAAACCCGTCGAGGTCCTCTCCACCTTCCGGGTTGCGTGGCGGACAATGGCGGCCACAACCGGATTCCGGACTTTGTACCCCTCTGTCATCCCCCCCGGATCACAACATGTAGACACCGTTTTCGCGGCAGGCCCGCTCAACACATCAAATGGTATTACAGGAGCTGCTTTCGCATGCTCACTGTTAAGCGACTACCTACTAAGAGCAAGTAGTGTATCGCATCTTCGTGCTCAGAATTTCAATGGACTGGCACTGGGGGCTTGCAATCCCCTCTGGCCCCTTTCCGCCCGCCTCTACCTCCGCCTCAACTGCCTCACCAAGGCCTATGCCCCGCTGTGGGAGGAGATCACCGGCGAACCGTGGACGATGGACACTCCCTTGCGTGTCGCTATCGATCGTCGCCGGGCACAGAACGAGATCGACGCCATCGTCGCCCTCTCGCTCGGCGTCACCGCCGATGAACTGTGCATGATCTACCGAACCCAGTTCCCCGTCATGCGCAGATACGACCAGGAAGACTACTTCGACGCCGACGGACGCAAGATTCCCAAGGGAATCTCGAAGCTCCACGAGAAGCGCGGTGGCGAAGAAACACTCACCCTCCAGGACCGCACCTGGGTCCACCCACAGTCCCAGGCTGTCTACCACTTCGAGTACCCTTTCCGAATCCTCGACCGGGAAGCCGACCTGCGCGCCGCCTACGCCACATTCGAACCGATGTTGAAGGAGGACTAG